One window of the Bubalus kerabau isolate K-KA32 ecotype Philippines breed swamp buffalo chromosome 9, PCC_UOA_SB_1v2, whole genome shotgun sequence genome contains the following:
- the ELOVL4 gene encoding very long chain fatty acid elongase 4 isoform X3 — MDCSPPGSSLHGIFPDKRVENWPLMQSPLPTLSISTLYLLFVWLGPKWMKDREPFQMRLVLILYNFGMVLLNLFIFRELFMGSYNAGYSYICQTVDYSDNVHEVRIAAALWWYFISKGIEYLDTVFFILRKKNNQVSFLHVYHHCTMFTLWWIGIKWVAGGQAFFGAQMNSFIHVIMYSYYGLAAFGPWIQKYLWWKRYLTMLQLVQFHVTIGHTALSLYTDCPFPKWMHWALIAYAISFIFLFLNFYVRTYKEPKKAKPGKTAMNGISANGVNKSKNHLVVENGKKQKNGKAKGE; from the exons atggactgtagcccaccaggctcctctctccatgggatttttccag ATAAACGCGTTGAGAACTGGCCTCTGATGCAGTCTCCACTGCCTACACTTTCCATAAGCACCCTGTACCTCCTCTTCGTGTGGCTGGGTCCAAAATGGATGAAGGACCGAGAACCTTTCCAGATGCGTTTAGTGCTCATTCTCTATAATTTCGGGATGGTTTTGCTTAACCTTTTTATCTTCAGAGAG TTATTCATGGGATCATATAATGCAGGATATAGCTATATTTGCCAGACTGTGGATTATTCTGATAACGTTCATGAAGTCAGG ATAGCTGCTGCTCTGTGGTGGTACTTTATATCTAAAGGAATTGAGTATTTGGACACGGTGTTTTTTATCCTGAGGAAGAAAAACAACCAAGTCTCTTTTCTTCACGTGTATCATCACTGTACCATGTTTACGCTGTGGTGGATTGGAATTAAGTGGGTTGCAGGAGGACAGG CATTTTTTGGAGCCCAGATGAATTCCTTCATCCATGTGATTATGTATTCATACTATGGGTTAGCTGCCTTCGGCCCGTGGATTCAGAAATATCTCTGGTGGAAACGATACCTGACCATGCTGCAGCTG GTTCAGTTCCACGTTACCATCGGGCACACAGCACTGTCCCTTTACACCGATTGCCCCTTCCCCAAGTGGATGCACTGGGCTCTCATTGCCTATGCAATCAGCTTCATATTCCTCTTCCTTAACTTCTATGTGCGGACGTACAAAGAGCCTAAGAAAGCAAAACCCGGAAAAACAGCAATGAATGGTATTTCAGCGAATGGTGTGAACAAATCCAAAAACCACCTAGTGGTAGAAAATGGCAAGaagcagaaaaatggaaaagcaaaaggAGAGTAA